AGCGTTTGTCTAGAAACTATGTAGAAGAAAAGTTTAATGCTATGGATCCTCAGGAGTTGTTGTGCATGTGTGTGAGCCCTCATCAGCTTTTTAATCTCcacaatacataattttttttatgctGAGAAAAATGGTTGCAGTGTGTCAATTTGATCTccagaatagttttttttttttgtatagctTTTTAAAATAATGCTTATGAATCATTCAAATGGATAAACTGGAATACCAGTTTAGGGCAGTTTATTGCCAATGTAAATGTATCCAAAGTAGGTGCAGGTGTATAATTAGTTTGCTGCTTCATTCTCAGTAACTGAGAAATAGGCTTATGAAATCAAATATGGCTGTAGTAACGTCCTACTCTTGAAGATGATCCCCATGGATGATGTCTCAGAACTGCAAACATGATTgtccattttcttccttttttcaacATGAGAATTCATACATGTAGGACTGGTATAACAGAAGTGAAAGatgttaataacaataataaaccatTGACAGTGGAACTGCTAGTGGCCAGTTGGTAATTTGGTGTGATGTGACAGTGAGTAATTTCCACAAAGTGAGAAAGTGCACCATGTAGTATTGTATAAATCATGAAAAGGTTTCTTGCAAAATAGATACCACATTTGCTGGCCATAAGTAAATGCAAAACCCATTTCTGAACAATACTTGTTCTGTTTTAAAGAGAAGCACTCAATGTTATGAGTCAGTTTGTTAATGTGTATGAAACATAGATTCCCCAACTCATGCTAAGATCAGTGTTTTTGTTAATAAATGTGTCACTTACTGTGTCATATTAGAATTATCACATAGTACTGAAATATCCAGCAAACCTCATGACATCACAGCCAGTAATCTGTCATAGTGCAGAAACTACAAAAGAATAATTGCCATCTTCAATTAAACATTTGTGATAGTAATTGACAGCATATGAGACTAATAATCAGCTATACAGTGGGATTTTGATTATGATAATTTGCTATGATTCTGTAATTTTACAGAACTTCTGCAGTAATCATTGTTACAAGGCAGCAAAATATCTAAAGGATCAGCTTCTGACAAGTCCACTTTGGCTGCGTGACAAAGAAGAAATTCCACCGTTCAAGCTGTTGTCAATGAGTAAATCAAGGTAAGATGACACTAGTTGTTTTTTATGTTCTAAATTTGTTTATGTGTATATTAACAATTTTAGGTATTTAACCCTTAAGCTTTCTTAAAAAATAATCATCATTCTTTACGCCTTTATTTTATAGTGGCATGGTTGGAGATGAGGTACACTTTCAACAAGAAAGTCTTGTGGATGAAATAACACAATTGAAAGATAACAACTCCAAAAATTTAAGTGCTATATTAACAGAATCTGAAATAAATGCAGGATTACAAAACACTACAAATGAATATGTATGTGTAATGAAGACAGAATTTAATGAAATTCTCTCTGAAAGTAGTAAAAATCTCAATTTACCTTCAGAAAGCAATGGAAATGTATCTAAGGCAAGTGTAAATGCGAATGAGTATGCTAGAGTTAATGAAATTAAAGAGGAGGATATATTGGAACAGTCTGAAAAAGTAACGCTGACAAAAAATGAGTGTAGTGGTGTTGAAATTCAAAGTGGTTTGGATTATCATAGCCTCGGTGCTAAAATGGAAAGTTTGAAGGAGAAAAAAACAGCTTCAGAAGATAGTAAAGACGCTGTAaagaagaaaaacacaaatattcggaaaaaagagaaaaaggaaagtTTAGATAAACATTCAGCAACCAAAGTACATATTAATAAACAAGAAGAAGCTCCATTAACAACACTGCTAGTTGAGAAGTGTGTACGAGAATGGTTTACACTTGACTCAATGTACTTTCTTTTTGGTGAGGAGAGAATGAAGGAAATGGTTGCAGACAAGGATATAACTCATTACTTCAAACCTACTGAGAGTGATTCTTGGGATCCAGGTATGCGAGAGCGTTACATTGCTATATGCAAGAAACTCAATTTATTGGAACTGGAAGATATTAATTATGACAATAAAATTACCAAGGAGAATAAGGAGCTGAGACCACTACCAGAGTATTCCAGTATTAAGGAAGAGGGACTGAAAATGCAGTTGAAGGTTAGGGCATTTTTTGCTGGAAAAACTGCCTACGAGGACTCTTCAGTTGAAGATAGTTCACAAGAAAATGAGTCCAGTGGAAATTTTATCCCACTGGTTGATCTGCATTCAAAGAATGCTCT
This DNA window, taken from Schistocerca piceifrons isolate TAMUIC-IGC-003096 chromosome 4, iqSchPice1.1, whole genome shotgun sequence, encodes the following:
- the LOC124794733 gene encoding putative RNA polymerase II subunit B1 CTD phosphatase RPAP2: MGSIGTNITRTTGKGKSKAALRAGLPRNVRSMSKEVLEATLQKKRECNAKAQKIVESLLEKDINEEWFVGCLKFISDTHFQDVVEERAITKLCGYPLCNGILKNIPNQQYKICTTQNKVYDLTERKNFCSNHCYKAAKYLKDQLLTSPLWLRDKEEIPPFKLLSMSKSSGMVGDEVHFQQESLVDEITQLKDNNSKNLSAILTESEINAGLQNTTNEYVCVMKTEFNEILSESSKNLNLPSESNGNVSKASVNANEYARVNEIKEEDILEQSEKVTLTKNECSGVEIQSGLDYHSLGAKMESLKEKKTASEDSKDAVKKKNTNIRKKEKKESLDKHSATKVHINKQEEAPLTTLLVEKCVREWFTLDSMYFLFGEERMKEMVADKDITHYFKPTESDSWDPGMRERYIAICKKLNLLELEDINYDNKITKENKELRPLPEYSSIKEEGLKMQLKVRAFFAGKTAYEDSSVEDSSQENESSGNFIPLVDLHSKNALRRRIVLDRFNRILPDLLSTFGISSRDISDDLRSLVFSFCLSAHNITFKPTEWNLLGLIVLKMLSLRDKRIKAVLETEQSKKYMTMMLMVFQEDAGYLERLVAWLMDIDYLLQQHSGRTGS